A window of the Zeugodacus cucurbitae isolate PBARC_wt_2022May chromosome 2, idZeuCucr1.2, whole genome shotgun sequence genome harbors these coding sequences:
- the LOC105221639 gene encoding methionine-R-sulfoxide reductase B1 isoform X2, with the protein MLVRNTYQRCFRLEIIKKLSCKVDLNRSFPKRIVSIFGASPFINKRCFSDKPHNWESTYSLGQENMENKTEKINVNKEELKKRLTPLQYQVTQEAATERPFTGCYNKHYEKGVYRCIVCQQDLFSSDTKYDSGCGWPAFNDVLDKGKITLHRDASIPVVISKMLGMVRTEVRCSKCSAHMGHVFDDGPPPKNLRYCINSASIDFVPLKPNSNIGSGSSSTTTASFSKGHVKK; encoded by the exons ATGTTAGTACGCAATACCTATCAACGGTGCTTCCGCttggaaattataaagaaattatcTTGTAAAGTTGATCTAAATCGTTCTTTTCCTAAAAGGATTGTATCAATATTTGGTGCGTCTCCCTTCATAAATAAAAGATGTTTCTCGG ATAAACCACACAACTGGGAAAGTACATATAGTTTAGGACaagaaaatatggaaaacaaaactgaaaaaataaatgtaaataaggaGGAGCTAAAGAAACGTCTTACGCCACTACAGTATCAAGTGACACAAGAAGCAGCTACAGAGCGACCCTTTACAG GTTGTTATAATAAGCACTATGAAAAGGGTGTATACCGTTGTATAGTTTGCCAACAGGATCTCTTTAGCTCGGATACAAAATATGACTCAGGATGTGGATGGCCCGCATTTAATGATGTACTTGATAAGGGCAAAATAACGCTACATCGTGATGCTAGTATTCcag TagtaatttcgaaaatgttagGCATGGTGCGGACAGAGGTGCGCTGCTCCAAATGCTCCGCGCATATGGGACATGTCTTCGATGATGGTCCGCCTCCAAAGAATCTGCGCTACTGCATCAATTCGGCGTCGATTGATTTCGTACCGCTTAAGCCCAACAGCAACATTGGCTCTGGATCGTCATCCACAACAACAGCTTCTTTCTCAAAAGGgcatgtgaaaaaataa
- the LOC105221642 gene encoding mitochondrial import inner membrane translocase subunit Tim10B, with translation MDPNLRNLKDFLTLYNKVTELCFSRCVETLYERDLTNAENTCIDRCVTKFARFNQKMMNVYVEVQTDINQKRIQELETNQKQVDQAATSSSKVTAAELNSLPTPTSGAPAYS, from the exons ATGGATCCAAATTTACGAAAT ctTAAGGATTTTCTGACACTATATAATAAAGTCACGGAATTGTGCTTTTCGAGATGCGTAGAAACCCTCTATGAGCGTGATTTAACCAATGCCGAA AACACCTGTATAGATAGATGTGTAACAAAGTTTGCACGTTTCAATCAAAAAATGATGAATGTTTACGTTGAAGTACAAACAGACATAAACCAGAAACGTATTCAAGAGCTTGAAACGAATCAAAAACAAGTGGACCAAGCTGCGACGTCATCGTCGAAGGTGACTGCGGCAGAATTAAACTCATTACCTACACCAACATCTGGAGCACCTGCATactcttaa
- the LOC105221639 gene encoding methionine-R-sulfoxide reductase B1 isoform X3 produces MLVRNTYQRCFRLEIIKKLSCKVDLNRSFPKRIVSIFGASPFINKRCFSDKPHNWESTYSLGQENMENKTEKINVNKEELKKRLTPLQYQVTQEAATERPFTGCYNKHYEKGVYRCIVCQQDLFSSDTKYDSGCGWPAFNDVLDKGKITLHRDASIPVISKMLGMVRTEVRCSKCSAHMGHVFDDGPPPKNLRYCINSASIDFVPLKPNSNIGSGSSSTTTASFSKGHVKK; encoded by the exons ATGTTAGTACGCAATACCTATCAACGGTGCTTCCGCttggaaattataaagaaattatcTTGTAAAGTTGATCTAAATCGTTCTTTTCCTAAAAGGATTGTATCAATATTTGGTGCGTCTCCCTTCATAAATAAAAGATGTTTCTCGG ATAAACCACACAACTGGGAAAGTACATATAGTTTAGGACaagaaaatatggaaaacaaaactgaaaaaataaatgtaaataaggaGGAGCTAAAGAAACGTCTTACGCCACTACAGTATCAAGTGACACAAGAAGCAGCTACAGAGCGACCCTTTACAG GTTGTTATAATAAGCACTATGAAAAGGGTGTATACCGTTGTATAGTTTGCCAACAGGATCTCTTTAGCTCGGATACAAAATATGACTCAGGATGTGGATGGCCCGCATTTAATGATGTACTTGATAAGGGCAAAATAACGCTACATCGTGATGCTAGTATTCcag taatttcgaaaatgttagGCATGGTGCGGACAGAGGTGCGCTGCTCCAAATGCTCCGCGCATATGGGACATGTCTTCGATGATGGTCCGCCTCCAAAGAATCTGCGCTACTGCATCAATTCGGCGTCGATTGATTTCGTACCGCTTAAGCCCAACAGCAACATTGGCTCTGGATCGTCATCCACAACAACAGCTTCTTTCTCAAAAGGgcatgtgaaaaaataa
- the Fdh_0 gene encoding alcohol dehydrogenase class-3, producing the protein MSSTEGKDITCKAAVAWEAKKPLVIEDVEVAPPKAHEVRIKIIASGVCHTDAYTLGGFDPEGVFPVILGHEGAGIVESVGEGVTAFKAGDHVIPLYIPQCNECKFCKSNKTNLCQKIRITQGQGLLPDGSSRFTCKGKTVFHFMGTSTFSQYTVVADISLCKVDEKAPLEKIGLLGCGIPTGYGAAINTAKVEPGSICGIWGLGAVGLATAMGCRKAGASKVYGIDINPDKFEVAKRFGVTDFINPKDVADKGPIQNYIIDLLDGGFDYSFECIGNVNTMRAALEATHKGWGTSVIIGVAAAGQEISTRPFQLVVGRTWKGTAFGGWKSVTDVPKLVQEYLSKELLVDEFITHTMELEAINEAFDLMHAGKSIRAIVNL; encoded by the exons ATGTCGTCAACTGAAGGCAaa GATATCACTTGCAAAGCTGCTGTAGCTTGGGAAGCTAAAAAACCGCTTGTCATCGAAGATGTGGAAGTAGCACCACCCAAAGCTCATGAAGTCCGAATTAAGATCATCGCTTCCGGAGTGTGTCACACGGACGCGTACACTTTGGGTGGATTTGACCCAGAAGGAG TTTTTCCGGTTATACTTGGACATGAGGGTGCTGGTATTGTAGAGAGCGTTGGCGAAGGCGTTACTGCATTCAAGGCAGGCGACCATGTTATTCCGCTTTACATTCCACAGTGTAACGAATGCAAATTctgcaaaagcaataaaacaaaTCTCTGCCAAAAGATTCGTATTACACAAGGCCAAGGTTTGTTACCAGATGGATCATCACGTTTCACATGCAAGGGGAAGACAGTATTTCACTTCATGGGCACTTCTACGTTCTCACAGTACACAGTAGTAGCAGATATTTCACTTTGCAAG GTAGACGAAAAGGCACCACTTGAGAAGATCGGACTTCTGGGTTGCGGTATTCCTACAGGTTATGGCGCTGCTATTAACACTGCTAAAGTGGAACCGGGTAGTATTTGTGGAATATGGGGCCTTGGCGCCGTTGGACTAGCTACCGCTATGGGTTGCCGAAAAGCTGGTGCATCTAAAGTTTACGGCATCGATATTAATCCCGATAAATTTGAAGTTGCCAAAAGATTTGGTGTAACTGACTTTATCAATCCCAAAGATGTGGCCGATAAGGGaccaatacaaaattatataatagatCTCTTAGACGGTGGCTTTGATTACAGTTTTGAATGCATTGGGAATGTAAACACTATGCGTGCTGCATTGGAGGCGACACATAAAGGATGGGGTACATCTGTTATTATCGGTGTTGCAGCTGCTGGTCAAGAAATCAGTACTCGCCCATTTCAGTTGGTGGTGGGCCGTACATGGAAGGGTACAGCTTTTGGCGGATGGAAGAGTGTCACAGATGTACCAAAATTAGTACAAGAATATCTGAGCAAAGAATTGTTGGTTGATGAATTCATCACACACACTATGGAATTGGAAGCAATCAACGAAGCATTTGATTTGATGCATGCCGGAAAGAGCATCCGCGCAATTGTAAATTTGTAG
- the LOC105221639 gene encoding methionine-R-sulfoxide reductase B1 isoform X1: protein MLVRNTYQRCFRLEIIKKLSCKVDLNRSFPKRIVSIFGASPFINKRCFSDKPHNWESTYSLGQENMENKTEKINVNKEELKKRLTPLQYQVTQEAATERPFTGCYNKHYEKGVYRCIVCQQDLFSSDTKYDSGCGWPAFNDVLDKGKITLHRDASIPGGNILLLIKHPERIRTEVRCASCNAHMGHVFEDGPKPTRKRYCINSAAIVFISANELNGTKLTESTTTTPTTPIVQQ, encoded by the exons ATGTTAGTACGCAATACCTATCAACGGTGCTTCCGCttggaaattataaagaaattatcTTGTAAAGTTGATCTAAATCGTTCTTTTCCTAAAAGGATTGTATCAATATTTGGTGCGTCTCCCTTCATAAATAAAAGATGTTTCTCGG ATAAACCACACAACTGGGAAAGTACATATAGTTTAGGACaagaaaatatggaaaacaaaactgaaaaaataaatgtaaataaggaGGAGCTAAAGAAACGTCTTACGCCACTACAGTATCAAGTGACACAAGAAGCAGCTACAGAGCGACCCTTTACAG GTTGTTATAATAAGCACTATGAAAAGGGTGTATACCGTTGTATAGTTTGCCAACAGGATCTCTTTAGCTCGGATACAAAATATGACTCAGGATGTGGATGGCCCGCATTTAATGATGTACTTGATAAGGGCAAAATAACGCTACATCGTGATGCTAGTATTCcag GGGGTAATATTTTACTACTAATTAAACATCCAGAACGCATACGCACAGAAGTACGCTGCGCCAGTTGCAATGCCCATATGGGGCATGTCTTTGAGGATGGACCCAAGCCCACACGCAAACGCTATTGCATAAATTCGGCTGCAATAGTTTTCATCTCGGCCAATGAGTTGAATGGTACCAAATTAACAGAGAGCACAACTACTACACCCACAACTCCTATTGTGCAGCAATAA
- the LOC105221641 gene encoding tetraspanin-33 — MSNYRHHGGGGGYSGIEIRNMHPRISQNFTYVSSCVKYLIFMLNFIFWLSGGLLLGVGLYAFMDKWEATGWVRLETFYDVILNISLVMMLTGILISVVSFAGCLGALRENTCLLKFYTMCLLMFFLLELAIAIMGFVFPHNMNSFLEDKFTDKIIHSYRDDPDLQNLIDFAQLEFKCCGLSNSGYQDWSKNEYFNCSSPSVERCGVPYSCCINATDISSGLVNIMCGYGVQEHSVAAASKRIWTSGCIEIVRVWAERNLYTIAGIALGVALIQLFIIYLAKTLEGQIDLQKSRWNA, encoded by the exons ATGAGTAATTATCGTCACCATGGAGGAGGCGGTGGCTACAGTGGAATTGAAATCCGAAACATGCATCCacgaatttctcaaaatttcacTTATGTTAGTTCATGTGTTAAATATCTGATATTCATGCTAAATTTCATATTCTGGCTTTCGGGAGGTCTATTGCTGGGTGTGGGCCTTTATGCTTTTATGGACAAATGGGAAGCCACAGGATGGGTTCGTCTAGAAACATTTTACGATGTAATACTTAACATCTCTTTAGTAATGATGCTGACCGGAATACTTATTTCTGTAGTCAGCTTTGCTGGTTGCCTTGGTGCGCTCCGTGAAAATACTTGTTTACTAAAATTCTATACTATGTGCTTActaatgttttttcttttggaACTGGCCATTGCCATAATGGGATTTGTTTTTCCACATAATATGAATTCTTTCTTGGAAGACAAGTTCACTGATAAAATTATTCATTCGTATCGTGATGACCCAGATTTACAAAATCTAATCGATTTTGCGCAACTTGAATTCAAGTGCTGTGGATTGAGCAACTCTGGATATCAAGACTGGA gtAAGAATGAGTATTTCAACTGTTCATCACCGTCAGTAGAACGATGCGGAGTTCCATATAGTTGTTGTATTAATGCAACTGACATAAGTTCTGGTTTGGTAAATATTATGTGCGGTTATGGCGTGCAAGAGCACTCGGTTGCAGCAGCCAGTAAACGTATCTGGACTAGTGGTTGTATTGAAATTGTTCGAGTTTGGGCGGAACGAAACTTATATACTATAGCTGGCATTGCTCTAGGAGTCGCACTAATACAACTTTTTATCATATATTTAGCTAAAACTCTAGAAGGCCAAATAGATCTCCAGAAATCTCGTTGGAATGCGTGA
- the LOC105221638 gene encoding thiamine transporter 1 — MKEWFRISCLLCICGFAREIRPSEPYVTEYLLSSRQNITQDEVSRKVYPVATYSYLATLVLIFLVTDFLRYKPLIILMGACGTIVSSMLLWSTTLTALQILEFFYGLYMASEVAYYTYIYAKVDKQYYPKVTAHTRAAMFLGKLVAGFSSQLLINLKLMNYKSLNYITLSTQIFATLWAFTLPKVDKSLYFHREKYVDNMKSTSAINSSSTELQDAKSINSQSRESVIPVAPFKLLWSHFYNAYSNLKVIQWSIWYAVSLCGYLQIITYMQVLWIEIEPNMEIAWNGAVDAVLTALAAIMALAAGYIHAGRLKPLQSLLVLSTFAAMEGAAILLCCWTKNIYISYVGYILYGAFYAFSITVASAEVARYLEEDSFGLVFGVNTFIALTFQTLLTIIVVSNSGLSLDTRGQYTVYAFYYIGASVIYFLSVAVEYVINTRTQKRTNLSLE, encoded by the exons ATGAAAGAATGGTTCAGAATCTCATGCTTATTATGCATATGCGGGTTTGCACGCGAAATTCGTCCTTCAGAGCCATACGTAACGGAATATTTGCTGAGCAGCCGGCAAAATATAACTCAGGATGAG GTCAGTAGGAAAGTATATCCTGTGGCGACGTATTCTTATCTGGCCACCCTTGTACTAATATTTCTTGTTACTGACTTTCTGCG GTACAAACCCTTGATTATTTTAATGGGTGCTTGTGGCACAATAGTGTCATCTATGTTGCTCTGGTCGACCACTTTAACAGCTTTGCAAATACTTGAATTTTTTTACGGTCTTTACATGGCCTCCGAAGTGGCTTATTACACATATATTTACGCTAAAGTGGACAAGCAGTACTATCCCAAAGTCACTGCTCATACGCGCGCGGCCATGTTCCTGGGTAAACTAGTGGCAGGCTTTTCCTCACAGTTACTCATCAATTTAAAGCTAATGAATTACAAATCCTTGAATTACATAACATTAAGCA CGCAAATTTTTGCTACATTGTGGGCTTTCACTTTACCAAAAGTGGATAAAAGTTTATATTTCCATCGGGAAAAATATGTTGATAATATGAAATCGACGTCAGCTATTAACTCATCATCTACAGAGTTGCAGGATGCAAAATCAATCAACAGCCAGAGTAGAGAAAGTGTAATTCCGGTAGCACCTTTTAAGTTGCTCTGGTCGCATTTCTATAATGCTTACAGCAATTTGAAAGTAATTCAATGGAGTATTTGGTATGCTGTAAGTTTGTGTggttatttacaaataattacatatatgcaaGTGTTATGGATTGAAATTGAACCTAATATGGAAATTGCATGGAATGGTGCAGTAGATGCTGTATTAACGGCATTAGCAGCTATAATGGCCTTGGCGGCTGGGTACATACATGCTGGAAGATTAAAGCCACTTCAAAGTTTACTAGTATTGTCCACATTTGCGGCAATGGAGGGCGCAGCTATACTACTTTGTTGTTGGACGAAGAATATTTACATTTCTTACGTTGGCTATATACTTTATGGAGCTTTTTATGCCTTTAGTATAACTGTGGCGAG CGCTGAAGTGGCACGTTACCTCGAAGAAGACAGTTTCGGATTAGTTTTCGGTGTAAATACCTTTATAGCGTTAACATTTCAAACGCTACTAACAATAATTGTTGTTTCAAACTCTGGTCTGTCTTTGGACACACGGGGACAGTACACTGTCTACGCATTTTATTACATCGGTGCAAGCGTCATCTACTTCTTATCTGTGGCTGTGGAATATGTGATTAATACAAGAACACAAAAACGCACAAATCTATCCCTGGAATAA
- the LOC128919737 gene encoding L-seryl-tRNA(Sec) kinase — translation MYIASSMSTRVCLVALIGLPAAGKSTFSRWILSLPQPHFNVIHLCYDDHLPAQDNSLNAEFEFQMQRNKILATINSIVCELNDHACVAKDTVKSVKLSENVNCNDFLILCDDNNYYHSMRYKLYQLCRQNKSAYAQIYLECDVNLALNRNSARPDNERVSEKILQRMGIRLEKPDSAKQYWEENTFVLGACENLNVKKAQILTFLCNSFDKIPQPLSQTVTSETVTSLLHQLDLLLRRRIGEILHLENNSSERSKKAKMLIAKRKEILQEVRKKGEKELISTDDFNTYEYLLS, via the coding sequence atgtatatagcttcCTCCATGTCGACACGTGTTTGCCTTGTAGCGTTGATTGGTTTACCAGCTGCTGGTAAAAGTACATTTAGTAGATGGATCCTATCGTTACCGCAACCCCACTTCAACGTCATTCATCTTTGTTATGACGATCATCTGCCAGCACAAGATAATTCACTTAATGCAGAATTTGAATTCCAAATGCAACGTAATAAAATCTTAGCAACTATAAACTCGATTGTATGTGAATTAAATGATCACGCTTGTGTAGCAAAAGATACCGTTAAATCTGTAAAGTTATCTGAAAATGTGAATTGCAACGACTTCTTGATCCTATGTGATGACAATAATTACTATCATAGTATGAGATACAAGTTGTATCAGTTGTGTAGGCAAAACAAGAGTGCTTATGCACAAATTTACTTAGAGTGTGATGTAAATTTAGCTTTAAATCGAAATAGTGCACGGCCTGATAATGAGCGAGTTTCGGAGAAAATCTTGCAACGAATGGGAATAAGGCTAGAGAAGCCCGATTCCGCAAAACAATACTGGGAGGAAAACACATTTGTTTTGGGGGCGTGCGAAAACCTTAATGTAAAGAAAGCTCAGATTTTAACTTTTCTCTGTAATTCGTTTGATAAAATACCACAGCCACTATCGCAAACTGTTACATCTGAAACAGTAACGTCATTGCTGCATCAACTTGATTTGCTATTACGAAGAAGAATTGGCGAAATTCTGCATTTAGAGAATAATTCATCTGAACGGtcaaagaaagcaaaaatgcTGATAGCTAAGCGCAAAGAAATACTACAAGAAGTCAGAAAAAAGGGTGAAAAAGAATTAATAAGTACTGATGACTTcaacacatatgaatatttgttgAGCTAA
- the LOC105221639 gene encoding methionine-R-sulfoxide reductase B1 isoform X4 — MLVRNTYQRCFRLEIIKKLSCKVDLNRSFPKRIVSIFGASPFINKRCFSDKPHNWESTYSLGQENMENKTEKINVNKEELKKRLTPLQYQVTQEAATERPFTGCYNKHYEKGVYRCIVCQQDLFSSDTKYDSGCGWPAFNDVLDKGKITLHRDASIPGMVRTEVRCSKCSAHMGHVFDDGPPPKNLRYCINSASIDFVPLKPNSNIGSGSSSTTTASFSKGHVKK, encoded by the exons ATGTTAGTACGCAATACCTATCAACGGTGCTTCCGCttggaaattataaagaaattatcTTGTAAAGTTGATCTAAATCGTTCTTTTCCTAAAAGGATTGTATCAATATTTGGTGCGTCTCCCTTCATAAATAAAAGATGTTTCTCGG ATAAACCACACAACTGGGAAAGTACATATAGTTTAGGACaagaaaatatggaaaacaaaactgaaaaaataaatgtaaataaggaGGAGCTAAAGAAACGTCTTACGCCACTACAGTATCAAGTGACACAAGAAGCAGCTACAGAGCGACCCTTTACAG GTTGTTATAATAAGCACTATGAAAAGGGTGTATACCGTTGTATAGTTTGCCAACAGGATCTCTTTAGCTCGGATACAAAATATGACTCAGGATGTGGATGGCCCGCATTTAATGATGTACTTGATAAGGGCAAAATAACGCTACATCGTGATGCTAGTATTCcag GCATGGTGCGGACAGAGGTGCGCTGCTCCAAATGCTCCGCGCATATGGGACATGTCTTCGATGATGGTCCGCCTCCAAAGAATCTGCGCTACTGCATCAATTCGGCGTCGATTGATTTCGTACCGCTTAAGCCCAACAGCAACATTGGCTCTGGATCGTCATCCACAACAACAGCTTCTTTCTCAAAAGGgcatgtgaaaaaataa
- the LOC105221639 gene encoding methionine-R-sulfoxide reductase B1 isoform X5, which produces MLVRNTYQRCFRLEIIKKLSCKVDLNRSFPKRIVSIFGASPFINKRCFSDKPHNWESTYSLGQENMENKTEKINVNKEELKKRLTPLQYQVTQEAATERPFTGCYNKHYEKGVYRCIVCQQDLFSSDTKYDSGCGWPAFNDVLDKGKITLHRDASIPERIRTEVRCASCNAHMGHVFEDGPKPTRKRYCINSAAIVFISANELNGTKLTESTTTTPTTPIVQQ; this is translated from the exons ATGTTAGTACGCAATACCTATCAACGGTGCTTCCGCttggaaattataaagaaattatcTTGTAAAGTTGATCTAAATCGTTCTTTTCCTAAAAGGATTGTATCAATATTTGGTGCGTCTCCCTTCATAAATAAAAGATGTTTCTCGG ATAAACCACACAACTGGGAAAGTACATATAGTTTAGGACaagaaaatatggaaaacaaaactgaaaaaataaatgtaaataaggaGGAGCTAAAGAAACGTCTTACGCCACTACAGTATCAAGTGACACAAGAAGCAGCTACAGAGCGACCCTTTACAG GTTGTTATAATAAGCACTATGAAAAGGGTGTATACCGTTGTATAGTTTGCCAACAGGATCTCTTTAGCTCGGATACAAAATATGACTCAGGATGTGGATGGCCCGCATTTAATGATGTACTTGATAAGGGCAAAATAACGCTACATCGTGATGCTAGTATTCcag AACGCATACGCACAGAAGTACGCTGCGCCAGTTGCAATGCCCATATGGGGCATGTCTTTGAGGATGGACCCAAGCCCACACGCAAACGCTATTGCATAAATTCGGCTGCAATAGTTTTCATCTCGGCCAATGAGTTGAATGGTACCAAATTAACAGAGAGCACAACTACTACACCCACAACTCCTATTGTGCAGCAATAA
- the LOC105221639 gene encoding methionine-R-sulfoxide reductase B1 isoform X6 gives MENKTEKINVNKEELKKRLTPLQYQVTQEAATERPFTGCYNKHYEKGVYRCIVCQQDLFSSDTKYDSGCGWPAFNDVLDKGKITLHRDASIPGGNILLLIKHPERIRTEVRCASCNAHMGHVFEDGPKPTRKRYCINSAAIVFISANELNGTKLTESTTTTPTTPIVQQ, from the exons atggaaaacaaaactgaaaaaataaatgtaaataaggaGGAGCTAAAGAAACGTCTTACGCCACTACAGTATCAAGTGACACAAGAAGCAGCTACAGAGCGACCCTTTACAG GTTGTTATAATAAGCACTATGAAAAGGGTGTATACCGTTGTATAGTTTGCCAACAGGATCTCTTTAGCTCGGATACAAAATATGACTCAGGATGTGGATGGCCCGCATTTAATGATGTACTTGATAAGGGCAAAATAACGCTACATCGTGATGCTAGTATTCcag GGGGTAATATTTTACTACTAATTAAACATCCAGAACGCATACGCACAGAAGTACGCTGCGCCAGTTGCAATGCCCATATGGGGCATGTCTTTGAGGATGGACCCAAGCCCACACGCAAACGCTATTGCATAAATTCGGCTGCAATAGTTTTCATCTCGGCCAATGAGTTGAATGGTACCAAATTAACAGAGAGCACAACTACTACACCCACAACTCCTATTGTGCAGCAATAA
- the LOC105221643 gene encoding seipin: MNFLLRFIVFLLDPSGLGRRLLIRPVGKIVYNVYDGIKSRADEKVGTMKELVLRLGLIAFAVVLIIWIAVFMYVAFYYTYMPAISHTRPVHMQFKSCLDSTTPCTFPHAHVSLTKKQQLLMVGQAYRVVVQIEMPESPQNLELGMFMVCGEMRDTNALLRGQSCRSAMMRYRSPLIRTISTWALSPLFVLGLKEEFQRVPVEVFANYLEERQHPITDVYVEIQSQKIQFYTVSLHIVADFTGLRYIMYNWPILSAVVAISTNLFFILVIFLLSWYHWSDTTWLHNLRKKYGRISETLQSKASKAIESKSGFRDDEDLSFLDDKSNGSEIDEIGASSDSRSSSKEELLGSKPQRSNEEQQLHQRRMQEAF, from the exons atgaattttttattgcgATTCATTGTCTTCCTACTTGATCCTTCGGGTTTAGGGCGTCGCTTATTAATACGTCCGGTAGGCAAGATAGTATACAATGTATATGATGGTATCAAGAGTAGAGCTGATGAAAAGGTTGGCACAATGAAAGAATTGGTTCTACGATTGGGATTAATTGCATTTGCGGTAGTTTTAATAATTTGGATAGCAGTATTCATGTATGTTGCTTTCTATTATACGTATATGCCCGCTATTTCGCATACAAGACCAGTTCACATGCAATTCAA aTCTTGCTTGGATTCAACAACCCCATGTACATTTCCTCATGCACATGTTTCGCTTACAAAGAAACaacaacttttgatggtaggccAAGCCTATCGTGTAGTCGTGCAGATAGAAATGCCGGAATCACCGCAGAATTTGGAATTAGGTATGTTTATGGTGTGTGGGGAAATGCGCGACACCAATGCTCTACTGCGCGGCCAATCATGTCGCTCAGCTATGATGCGCTACCGCTCACCACTTATTCGTACAATTAGTACATGGGCGCTCAGTCCACTTTTCGTGCTCGGCTTGAAGGAAGAGTTTCAACGTGTACCGGTAGAAGTATTTGCGAATTATTTGGAAGAGCGACAGCATCCAATTACTGACGTCTATGTAGAAATTCAATCACAAAAGATACAATTTTACACAGTATCATTACATATAGTAGCTGATTTCACCGGGCTGAGATATATAATGTACAATTGGCCCATACTTTCAGCTGTAGTTG CAATAAGCACTAATTTGTTCTTTATATTGGTGATATTCCTACTAAGCTGGTATCACTGGTCTGACACAACTTGGCTGCATAATTTGCGTAAAAAATACGGCCGCATATCCGAAACTTTACAAAGCAAAGCTAGTAAAGCAATTGAGTCAAAGAGTGGATTTAGGGATGATGAGGATTTGAGTTTTCTGGACGACAAATCCAACGGGTCGGAAATAGATGAAATTGGCGCCAGTAGTGACAGTCGCAGTAGCAGCAAGGAAGAACTGTTAGGCAGTAAACCACAAAGAAGCAACGAGGAACAACAACTGCACCAGCGTAGAATGCAAGAAGCATTTTAA
- the LOC105221637 gene encoding transmembrane protein 141: MNDIKRLKDQQRDKHPGFDAYLNCMTRALFSGLASFCLTFSGCYFTQKLVRTKIRYPIQYSVLSSALVAASVSYTTTTTRTKACQAAWMAAEDMHSVLKEDSY, translated from the exons ATGAATGACATAAAACGTTTAAAGGATCAGCAACGTGATAAACATCCTGGTTTCGACGCATACCTCAATTGCATGACTAGAGCACTTTTCTCAGGACTAGCTTCCTTTTGCTTGA ctttttccGGTTGTTATTTTACACAAAAACTTGTACGAACAAAAATACGCTACCCTATTCAATACAGCGTGCTTAGTTCGGCTTTAGTGGCAGCTAGTGTATCCTATACAACCACTACAACGCGCACTAAAGCTTGCCAAGCGGCTTGGATGGCGGCCGAAGATATGCATTCGGTGTTGAAAGAGGACAGTTATTAA